Proteins encoded within one genomic window of Saccharomyces paradoxus chromosome V, complete sequence:
- the PRO3 gene encoding pyrroline-5-carboxylate reductase (Delta 1-pyrroline-5-carboxylate reductase~similar to YER023W), whose amino-acid sequence MTYTLAILGCGVMGQALLSAIYNAPKAVDETAAAFYPSKIITCNHDEPSAQQVTDLIETFDESPNGIKVESTYGHNVSAVKEASVVLLGTKPFLAEEVLNGVKSVIEGKLLISLAAGWTIDQLCQYTSTVCRVMTNTPAKYGYGCAVVSYSADVSKEQKPLVNELISQVGKYIELPEKNMDAATALVGSGPAFVLLMLESLMESGLKLGIPLQESKECAMKVLEGTVKMVEKSGAHPSVLKHQVCTPGGTTIAGLCVMEEKGVKSGIINGVEEAARVASQLGQKKK is encoded by the coding sequence ATGACTTACACATTGGCAATCTTAGGCTGCGGTGTTATGGGCCAAGCACTTCTTTCTGCCATTTACAATGCTCCAAAGGCGGTCGACGAAACTGCTGCTGCATTTTACCCTTCCAAAATCATCACATGTAACCATGATGAACCAAGTGCACAACAAGTTACCGATCTAATTGAGACATTCGACGAATCTCCTAACGGTATCAAAGTGGAAAGTACTTACGGTCACAACGTAAGCGCTGTCAAAGAAGCTTCTGTGGTTCTTCTTGGTACGAAGCCATTTTTGGCAGAAGAAGTGTTGAACGGTGTGAAAAGCGTCATTGAGGGAAAGCTACTTATTTCCCTGGCTGCCGGCTGGACCATTGACCAATTGTGTCAATACACTAGCACTGTTTGTCGTGTTATGACGAACACACCTGCCAAGTACGGATATGGCTGTGCGGTGGTATCCTACTCCGCTGATGTTTCCAAAGAGCAAAAGCCACTGGTCAACGAGTTGATCAGTCAAGTTGGTAAATACATTGAACTTCCTGAAAAGAACATGGATGCAGCCACTGCATTGGTCGGTTCAGGCCCCGCTTTTGTTCTGTTGATGCTAGAATCCTTAATGGAGAGTGGGTTGAAATTAGGAATTCCATTACAAGAGAGTAAGGAGTGTGCCATGAAAGTTCTAGAAGGAACAGTGAAGATGGTTGAAAAGAGTGGTGCTCACCCATCCGTTTTAAAGCACCAAGTTTGCACACCAGGTGGCACAACCATTGCCGGGCTGTGTGtaatggaagaaaagggCGTCAAGAGTGGTATTATTAATGGTGTCGAAGAAGCGGCCCGTGTTGCGTCACAGCTAGgccagaagaagaaatag
- the YAT2 gene encoding carnitine O-acetyltransferase YAT2 (Carnitine acetyltransferase~similar to YER024W) codes for MSSGSTIVSSDKSERTFKHEEELPKLPLPKLCDTLQRLKESLEPLYYADGYYQHPLDPEQIEKLSSIIENFEENSVSEKLQSKLQSYHDTSDCYLDELHLDINNQTSTREIQDDVLPRNPFLVLADDALPNITQADRSAVLVHSAARFISALKQDLLPPDINASNGKPLSMAPFLNLFGTTRSPVFQRGEVESFDLNKPYTASDLEDPDYSGDEGDNGEPSQKESADRKRKREEDIFTGNGITIKRYPESKHILIISRGQYYTLEMLDSTNKIIYTAAELTTIFNHIIKDSSGTEKSTALGSLTSHSFRNWKYARKRLQKRYPNELHRIDSALFVLVLDESQEETTNDDGDTADISQMFNRTITERDKKCTSANCKRVFYGTSIINSKGHQVGSCVSRWYDKLQLVVTADAKATVIWDSFTCDGSVVLRFTSEIYTESVLRLARDVNAGDPQFSLWPNVTQMDPETKKLMTATISADGGGPSEIDPKLVVDKIDWSFSNILNTHVHLSETKLADLISKYDIVRASIPLGRRSAQRLGIKPDSMVQVALQIAHYALYGRMVFGLEPISTRGFKNSRSSFINIQNQELLELCQLFISSSIDGTGKLDKFIQTCETHHEMVKHAKSGVGYEKHFNALKYLFKFHDHFGISLNDDESSAAKDLFENPLVLPFSQPELIVANCGNAATTTFGITPAVPQGFGIGYIIKDDQVDLTVTSQFRQGDRLMFMLNWALGEIRSYWRMSRGTSHNKTGVKISPVVDKLYEMDNAVNNPPNRNGHPATGSRKTSSSQVNLNRYGGFFDLEGHIDSRNISKSPSMKNLQKTFNGLTMSAENDHSSSAVSVPTEKEKLNTGHEILQIQPREVASNGLEAGDETDTEIIAGNTDGISSSSSATSLNSKKRNVINSRFDIDFDRSRVGRKVATLDQ; via the coding sequence ATGTCAAGTGGTAGTACTATTGTTTCGTCTGACAAGTCAGAACGAACATTTAAACATGAGGAAGAGCTACCCAAGTTACCATTACCCAAACTATGTGACACTTTGCAGCGTCTCAAGGAGAGTTTAGAACCATTGTATTATGCTGATGGATACTATCAACATCCTTTAGATCCGGAGCAAATTGAGAAATTGTCATCCATTatcgaaaattttgaagaaaattcagtGAGTGAAAAGCTGCAATCTAAACTACAGAGTTACCATGATACCAGTGATTGTTACCTTGACGAGTTGCATCTAGACATCAATAATCAAACCTCTACCAGAGAGATTCAGGACGATGTCTTGCCTAGGAATCCCTTCTTGGTTCTCGCAGATGACGCTTTGCCGAATATCACTCAAGCTGATAGGTCTGCCGTCTTAGTACACTCTGCGGCCAGGTTTATTTCTGCTCTAAAACAGGATTTATTGCCGCCAGATATCAATGCCAGCAATGGTAAACCACTATCAATGGCGCCATTTCTGAACTTATTCGGTACTACTCGTAGCCCTGTTTTTCAGCGCGGTGAGGTTGAAAGTTTCGACTTGAATAAACCTTACACTGCATCTGATCTAGAAGACCCTGATTATTCAGGCGATGAGGGCGATAATGGCGAACCTTCCCAAAAGGAATCGGCTGACCGTAAAAGAAAACGCGAAGAAGATATATTCACCGGCAATGGTATAACAATTAAAAGATATCCGGAGAGCAAACACATCCTAATCATCTCCAGGGGCCAATACTATACGTTAGAAATGCTTGACTCGACGaataaaattatatataCTGCGGCCGAATTGACCACAATCTTCAATCATATTATAAAAGATTCATCAGGTACAGAGAAATCAACTGCGTTAGGCAGCTTGACCTCCCATTCTTTTAGAAACTGGAAATATGCTAGAAAGAGACTACAAAAAAGGTATCCAAACGAATTGCACCGCATAGACTCTGCTCTGTTCGTTCTCGTCCTGGACGAATCACAAGAGGAAACCACCAATGATGATGGCGATACTGCCGACATCAGTCAAATGTTTAACAGGACTATCACTGAACGGGACAAGAAATGTACTTCCGCTAATTGTAAAAGAGTGTTTTATGGTACTTCTATAATAAACAGCAAAGGCCATCAAGTGGGTTCGTGTGTATCTCGTTGGTATGATAAACTACAGCTGGTGGTCACTGCAGATGCGAAGGCCACGGTGATTTGGGATTCCTTCACATGTGACGGGTCAGTTGTGCTTCGGTTTACTTCGGAAATTTATACGGAATCAGTCTTAAGATTAGCTAGAGATGTTAATGCCGGCGATCCACAGTTTTCACTATGGCCCAACGTGACACAAATGGATCCtgaaaccaaaaaattgatgacGGCAACCATAAGTGCCGACGGTGGAGGCCCTTCTGAAATCGATCCTAAGTTGGTTGTGGACAAAATCGATTGGTCCTTTAGCAACATCTTGAACACACATGTCCATTTGTCAGAGACTAAACTAGCTGATTTGATTTCCAAATATGATATTGTTCGCGCCTCCATTCCCTTAGGCAGAAGGTCTGCTCAAAGGCTAGGAATCAAGCCCGATTCGATGGTTCAAGTAGCTTTACAAATAGCTCACTATGCTTTGTATGGAAGAATGGTGTTTGGATTGGAGCCAATATCCACACGTGGTTTCAAAAACTCGAGATCCTCTTTTATTAACATTCAGAATCAAGAGCTGTTGGAACTATGTCAGTTATTTATTTCTAGTTCCATTGATGGGACAGGTAAATTAGACAAATTTATTCAGACCTGCGAAACACATCATGAAATGGTTAAACATGCAAAGTCAGGTGTCGGTTATGAAAAACATTTCAATGCGCTGAAGTATCTCTTCAAGTTTCATGACCATTTCGGTATCTCCTtaaatgatgatgaatcGTCGGCTGCGAAAgacctttttgaaaatccaCTGGTTTTGCCTTTCTCGCAACCTGAGTTGATTGTTGCCAACTGTGGTAATGCTGCTACCACGACCTTCGGCATAACGCCCGCTGTGCCTCAGGGCTTCGGGATAGGCTACATCATTAAAGATGATCAGGTGGATTTGACTGTAACATCGCAATTTAGACAAGGTGACAGGTTGATGTTCATGTTAAATTGGGCCTTAGGTGAAATCCGCTCTTACTGGAGGATGTCACGCGGTACTTCCCATAATAAAACAGGCGTGAAGATCAGTCCCGTGGTCGATAAATTGTATGAAATGGACAATGCAGTCAATAACCCTCCGAACCGTAACGGCCATCCAGCCACCGGCTCTCGCAAAACGTCTTCGTCACAAGTAAATTTGAACAGGTACGGTGGGTTTTTCGATTTAGAGGGTCACATTGACAGTAGAAATATCTCTAAATCGCCATCGATGAAGAATTTACAGAAAACCTTCAATGGCTTGACCATGAGTGCAGAAAATGATCATTCAAGCTCCGCAGTATCCGTTCCCacagaaaaggaaaaattaaatacAGGCCATGAAATTTTACAGATCCAACCACGGGAGGTGGCAAGTAATGGGTTGGAAGCAGGTGATGAGACAGACACCGAAATAATTGCTGGCAATACCGACGGtatatcttcttcctcttcagcTACATCTCTAAATTCCAAGAAACGTAACGTCATCAACTCAAGATTCgatattgattttgacCGCAGCCGTGTAGGTAGAAAGGTGGCTACCTTAGATCAATAA
- the GCD11 gene encoding translation initiation factor eIF2 subunit gamma (Gamma subunit of the translation initiation factor eIF2~similar to YER025W): MSDLQDQEPSIIINGNLEPVGEPDIVEETEVVAQETEETEEANKPKKKVAFTGLEEDGETEEEKRKREFEEGGGLPEQPLNPDFSKLNPLSAEIINRQATINIGTIGHVAHGKSTVVRAISGVQTVRFKDELERNITIKLGYANAKIYKCQEPTCPEPDCYRSFKSDKEISPKCQRPGCPGRYKLVRHVSFVDCPGHDILMSTMLSGAAVMDAALLLIAGNESCPQPQTSEHLAAIEIMKLKHVIILQNKVDLMREESALEHQKSILKFIRGTIADGAPIVPISAQLKYNIDAVNEFIVKTIPVPPRDFMISPRLIVIRSFDVNKPGAEIEDLKGGVAGGSILNGVFKLGDEIEIRPGIVTKDDKGKIQCKPIFSNIVSLFAEQNDLKFAVPGGLIGVGTKVDPTLCRADRLVGQVVGAKGHLPNIYTDIEINYFLLRRLLGVKTDGQKQAKVRKLEPNEVLMVNIGSTATGARVVAVKADMARLQLTSPACTEINEKIALSRRIEKHWRLIGWATIKKGTTLEPIA, from the coding sequence ATGAGTGACTTACAAGACCAAGAACCTAGCATTATTATCAACGGTAATTTGGAACCAGTTGGTGAACCAGATATCgttgaagaaacagaagTTGTAGCTcaagaaacagaagaaacagaagaagccaataagccaaagaagaaagtcGCCTTCACTGGTTTGGAAGAAGACGGAGaaactgaagaagaaaaaaggaaaagggaatttgaagaaggtgGTGGTTTGCCCGAACAACCATTAAACCctgatttttcaaaattaaacCCTCTATCCGCCGAAATTATCAACAGACAAGCTACGATAAACATTGGTACCATTGGTCATGTTGCCCACGGTAAATCCACAGTAGTTAGGGCCATTTCAGGTGTCCAAACAGTGCGTTTTAAGGATGAATTAGAACGTAACATTACCATTAAATTAGGTTATGCAAATGctaaaatttataaatgtCAAGAACCTACATGTCCCGAACCTGATTGTTATAGATCATTCAAATCTGATAAAGAAATCAGCCCTAAATGTCAAAGACCAGGTTGTCCAGGACGTTACAAGTTGGTCCGTCATGTTTCATTTGTCGACTGTCCCGGTCACGATATCTTAATGAGTACTATGTTGTCAGGTGCCGCCGTTATGGATGCTGCCTTACTTTTGATTGCAGGTAATGAATCTTGTCCACAGCCCCAAACCTCAGAGCATTTAGCTGCCATTGAAATTATGAAGTTAAAGCACGTTATCATCTTACAGAATAAAGTCGATTTAATGCGTGAAGAAAGTGCCTTGGAACATCAAAAATCCATCTTGAAGTTCATCAGAGGTACCATTGCTGACGGCGCTCCTATTGTACCAATATCCGCTCAGTTGAAGTATAACATCGATGCAGTCAATGAATTTATTGTCAAGACTATTCCTGTACCACCAAGAGATTTCATGATTTCTCCAAGGCTGATTGTTATTCGTTCATTTGATGTTAATAAGCCAGGtgctgaaattgaagaccTGAAAGGTGGTGTCGCTGGTGGTTCTATTTTGAATGGTGTCTTTAAGCTAGGTGATGAAATTGAGATTAGACCAGGTATTGTGACTAAGGATGATAAAGGTAAAATTCAATGTAAACCAATCTTCTCTAACATTGTTTCCTTATTTGCTGAACAAAATGACTTGAAGTTCGCTGTTCCCGGTGGTCTGATTGGTGTTGGTACAAAAGTTGATCCTACCTTGTGTAGAGCCGATCGTCTTGTCGGTCAAGTTGTTGGTGCTAAGGGTCATTTGCCAAACATTTATACtgatattgaaattaaCTACTTTTTGTTACGTCGTCTATTGGGTGTCAAAACAGATGGTCAAAAGCAAGCCAAAGTCAGAAAATTGGAACCAAATGAAGTTCTTATGGTCAACATTGGTTCTACCGCAACAGGTGCTCGTGTGGTTGCCGTTAAAGCTGATATGGCAAGATTACAATTAACGTCACCTGCTTGTACTGAAATTAACGAGAAGATTGCTTTGTCGAGACGTATCGAAAAGCATTGGCGTTTAATTGGTTGGGCAACCATTAAAAAAGGTACTACATTGGAACCCATCGCTTAA
- the CHO1 gene encoding CDP-diacylglycerol-serine O-phosphatidyltransferase (Phosphatidylserine synthase~similar to YER026C) has translation MIESDEDFAPQEFPHTDTDIIIDERRDENEGYSSDEVGGTLSRRASSIFSINTTPLAPPNATDIQKFTSDEHHFSMMRNLHMADYITMLNGFSGFYSIVSCLRFTLTGKPHYVQRAHFFILLGMCFDFLDGRVARLRNRSSLMGQELDSLADLVSFGVAPAAIAFAIGFQTTFDVMILSFFVLCGLARLARFNVTVAQLPKDSTTGKSKYFEGLPMPTTLALVLGMAYCVRKGFIFDNIPFGIFREDQILEFHPIILVFFIHGCGMISKSLKIPKP, from the coding sequence atgattGAATCAGATGAAGATTTCGCACCTCAAGAATTCCCACACACAGACACAGACATTATCATAGATGAACGCAGAGACGAAAATGAGGGGTATTCCTCAGACGAAGTTGGCGGTACATTGAGTAGAAGGGCCTCGAGTATATTTTCCATAAATACAACACCATTAGCTCCCCCAAATGCTACTGATATACAAAAATTCACAAGTGACGAACACCATTTCAGCATGATGAGGAATTTACATATGGCAGATTATATTACTATGCTGAATGGATTTTCTGGCTTTTACTCTATTGTGAGTTGCCTTAGATTTACGCTTACGGGTAAACCTCATTACGTTCAGCGTgcccatttttttatcctaTTGGGTATGTGTTTCGATTTCCTTGACGGTAGAGTAGCACGTCTGAGAAATAGGTCTTCCCTGATGGGTCAAGAACTGGACTCTTTGGCCGATTTGGTCTCCTTTGGTGTGGCTCCGGCTGCAATTGCTTTTGCCATTGGTTTCCAAACCACATTTGATGTCatgattttatcattttttgttctttgcGGCTTGGCGAGATTAGCAAGGTTTAATGTCACCGTTGCTCAATTACCAAAAGATTCCACCACAGGTAAGTCTAAATATTTTGAGGGATTACCAATGCCAACTACTCTAGCTTTGGTTTTGGGCATGGCATATTGTGTCAGAAAGggtttcatttttgataaCATCCCATTCGGAATTTTCAGAGAAGATCAAATATTGGAATTTCATCCAATTATTTTAGTATTTTTTATCCATGGGTGTGGAATGATCTCAAAGAGCTTGAAAATTCCAAAGCCATAG
- the GAL83 gene encoding Gal83p (One of three possible beta-subunits of the Snf1 kinase complex~similar to YER027C) codes for MAGDNPENKDASMLDVSDAASNTTINGKSNTNSNNEASLAYTFSQMNVDNPNELEPQHPLRHKSSLIFNDDDDDEIPPYSKHAENGSGETFDSDDDIDASSSSSIDSNEGDIHDADMTGNALQKMDYQPSQESDALQNQGSQQQQEQQQSTVEGKKGRAMMFPVDITWQQGGNKVYVTGSFTGWRKMIGLVPVPGQPGLMHVKLQLPPGTHRFRFIVDNELRFSDYLPTATDQMGNFVNYMEVTAPPDWGNEPQQQVSENKANHADDSKSSKRPMSARSRIALEIEKEPDDMGDGYTRFHDETPAKPNLEYTQDIPAVFTDPNVMEQYYLTLDQQQNNHQNMAWLTPPQLPPHLENVILNSYSNAQTDNTSGALPIPNHVILNHLATSSIKHNTLCVASIVRYKQKYVTQILYTPLQ; via the coding sequence ATGGCAGGCGACAACCCTGAAAACAAGGACGCTTCCATGTTAGATGTCAGCGACGCAGCTAGCAACACTACGATTAACGGTAAAAGTAacacaaattcaaataacGAGGCCTCCCTGGCGTACACTTTCTCCCAAATGAACGTAGATAATCCCAATGAATTAGAGCCTCAACATCCTCTTAGACATAAATCGAGTTTAATTTTTAACGACgacgacgatgatgaaataCCCCCATATTCAAAACACGCAGAAAATGGTTCTGGGGAGACATTTGattctgatgatgatatcGATGCTAGCAGCTCGAGTAGTATCGATAGCAACGAAGGCGATATCCACGATGCAGATATGACAGGGAATGCCCTGCAAAAAATGGATTATCAACCGTCTCAGGAATCTGATGCACTACAGAATCAAGGCTCTCAACAGCAACAAGAACAGCAGCAGAGCACTGTGGAGGGCAAGAAAGGAAGAGCTATGATGTTTCCAGTTGACATTACTTGGCAACAGGGGGGTAATAAAGTGTATGTTACCGGATCTTTTACCGGATGGAGAAAGATGATCGGGCTAGTACCAGTCCCTGGACAGCCTGGACTTATGCATGTAAAATTACAGCTGCCCCCAGGTACCCATCGTTTCAGATTTATTGTTGACAATGAGCTAAGATTCAGTGATTATTTACCTACTGCGACTGACCAAATGGGAAATTTCGTCAACTATATGGAAGTGACTGCACCACCCGATTGGGGCAATGAACCTCAGCAGCAAGtttcagaaaataaagcGAATCATGCAGATGATAGCAAGTCAAGTAAGAGACCTATGAGCGCTCGCTCAAGAATTGCATTGGAGATAGAAAAGGAACCAGATGACATGGGTGATGGTTACACCCGTTTCCATGATGAGACCCCCGCAAAACCTAATTTAGAGTACACTCAAGACATACCCGCTGTTTTCACCGACCCAAATGTGATGGAACAGTATTATTTGACGCTTGATCAGCAACAAAATAATCACCAAAATATGGCCTGGTTGACTCCTCCACAGCTACCACCACACTTAGAAAACGTCATTTTGAATAGTTACTCAAATGCGCAAACTGATAATACGTCCGGCGCGCTCCCCATTCCGAACCATGTTATATTGAATCACCTGGCGACAAGCAGTATTAAGCATAATACATTGTGCGTCGCATCCATTGTTCGgtataaacaaaaatatgtGACCCAAATACTGTACACACCTCTGCAATAG